From the Aquitalea magnusonii genome, one window contains:
- the rdrB gene encoding antiviral RADAR system adenosine deaminase RdrB, whose translation MLNRTLTEHASGCFYGSEQLAVRLWGTLLQPQLRIDQGRLQFLQDDCYQQLVNVVDTRYPRRYRLNDIRRLMDRLCDARLFLSPDLPWLDVLFHQLMLRNGDLVCYRDTEVQAYVRLAAELDPTLLVAWHLSGWLQESPQPMQGDICRVVSAQTPFFAPPPNPVLSFAEGHVHLGGITSESVVLSGYLLKEDSQDKLNSNSTDQLKQLLRLRKLLKLLLAYASERDVGRDMYNPKALADGDDIVKVLSDLMDDHNALPDWHLLAASHASAPVASANWVCGQFAQAMSRGCTSSWLWLLLYICCLYRQSETSPQYRIAILCWIQTLNDVRRRMIMDGQGLTRFVERYFQNPLRRGGSSVLQDNVRRLLVGNRDVAEIKALPSAFSPAGVAKLSEMIVKQTQSFSFRPPYIFGEHEIDTVKIEKQDLLAMERWQFCGHFSRSVKKVRRDDPRADMPELWKTAEELLTNLTRHAGWSRPEFFGGHMNPHFRFQPARWFRGLDVAGDENDLRIEWFAPILRWLRRGFIARPDGEQASSGFHFSIHAGEDYAHPLSGMRHIDETVRFCGMRAGDRLGHALALGITPAQWVSRQGEMIVPLDEHLDNLVWLWHYSTVLSGRLPLAQQVQAVIERRIARLFPLTRWYEPPEIDMCQKERCFDYRSMPKPKMVSPSELFDAWLLRRNCHFHWKKLHGDLPRSAREKCALPDAAVLSNQEDVAASLYHNRHQHLVAGSKLPLVVVRSGCEWDCQALLGLPVERKEIIDDIDSAPELDFMLALQDYLLDKYDQMGLIIETNPTSNVYIARLEKHSEHPIFRWNPPDESVLAVGASYNRYGLRRGPVKVLVNTDDPGIMPTTLRTEFSLLREAATDLGIARTVAEEWLERLRRYGIEQFYQNHLTVFDTK comes from the coding sequence ATGCTAAACCGTACTCTTACTGAACATGCTAGTGGATGCTTTTATGGCAGTGAACAGCTGGCAGTACGCTTGTGGGGTACATTGCTCCAGCCTCAACTGAGAATTGATCAGGGCAGATTGCAATTCTTGCAGGATGACTGTTATCAACAGTTGGTGAATGTTGTCGATACCCGCTACCCGCGCCGCTATCGCTTGAACGACATTCGCAGATTAATGGACCGACTGTGTGATGCTCGTTTGTTTCTCTCTCCCGACTTGCCATGGCTAGATGTTTTATTCCATCAGTTGATGCTGCGTAACGGCGACTTGGTGTGCTATCGCGACACTGAGGTACAAGCTTATGTCCGACTGGCTGCCGAGCTTGATCCGACCCTCTTGGTTGCTTGGCATTTAAGTGGTTGGCTACAGGAAAGCCCGCAACCAATGCAAGGGGATATATGCCGTGTGGTGTCTGCTCAAACACCATTCTTTGCACCACCACCCAATCCGGTCTTGTCTTTTGCTGAAGGCCATGTTCATTTGGGTGGTATTACTAGTGAGAGTGTTGTTTTGAGCGGCTATCTACTCAAAGAAGATAGTCAAGACAAATTAAATAGCAACTCAACTGACCAGCTCAAGCAGCTTCTACGTTTACGCAAGCTATTGAAGCTTTTACTGGCTTACGCAAGTGAGAGAGATGTCGGTAGAGACATGTATAACCCGAAAGCCTTAGCGGACGGGGATGACATTGTCAAAGTGCTATCTGATCTGATGGACGATCATAATGCCTTACCGGACTGGCACTTATTGGCCGCAAGCCATGCTTCTGCTCCAGTTGCATCGGCTAATTGGGTGTGTGGACAGTTTGCGCAAGCAATGTCTCGTGGCTGTACCAGCAGCTGGTTGTGGTTACTTCTTTATATATGCTGCTTATATCGGCAGTCCGAGACATCACCACAGTATCGTATTGCCATCTTGTGTTGGATTCAAACTCTCAATGATGTACGGCGGCGGATGATCATGGATGGTCAGGGGCTCACCCGCTTTGTGGAGCGCTACTTTCAAAATCCGCTGCGGCGAGGAGGAAGTTCCGTACTGCAAGACAATGTGAGACGTCTGCTCGTGGGTAATCGAGATGTGGCAGAGATCAAGGCTCTTCCTAGTGCTTTCTCGCCTGCCGGCGTGGCCAAGTTGTCTGAGATGATTGTTAAGCAAACCCAGTCGTTCAGTTTCAGGCCACCATACATCTTTGGTGAGCATGAAATTGATACCGTCAAGATTGAAAAACAGGATTTGCTGGCGATGGAACGCTGGCAGTTTTGCGGCCATTTTTCTAGGTCGGTAAAAAAAGTTCGTAGGGACGATCCTCGTGCTGACATGCCAGAACTCTGGAAAACAGCAGAGGAGCTGCTGACTAATTTGACAAGGCATGCCGGCTGGAGTCGGCCAGAGTTTTTCGGTGGACATATGAATCCGCATTTTCGCTTCCAGCCCGCACGTTGGTTTCGTGGTCTGGATGTGGCGGGTGATGAAAACGATCTACGTATCGAATGGTTTGCACCCATCTTGCGCTGGTTACGACGGGGGTTTATTGCACGTCCCGATGGCGAGCAGGCTAGCAGTGGCTTTCATTTCAGTATTCATGCAGGGGAGGACTATGCGCACCCTTTATCTGGTATGCGCCATATTGACGAGACCGTACGTTTTTGTGGAATGCGAGCTGGCGATCGGCTAGGGCACGCATTGGCATTAGGTATTACCCCCGCACAATGGGTTTCAAGGCAGGGTGAAATGATTGTGCCGCTGGATGAGCATCTGGATAACTTGGTCTGGCTTTGGCATTACTCTACTGTGCTCAGTGGTCGTTTACCGTTGGCGCAACAGGTTCAGGCGGTGATTGAAAGGCGTATTGCCCGGCTTTTCCCCTTGACACGTTGGTACGAGCCGCCAGAGATAGATATGTGTCAGAAAGAACGTTGCTTTGATTATCGGTCTATGCCCAAACCGAAAATGGTATCGCCATCTGAGCTCTTTGATGCATGGCTCTTACGTCGCAACTGTCATTTTCATTGGAAAAAACTGCATGGAGATCTGCCTAGGAGCGCGAGGGAAAAATGCGCGTTGCCTGATGCCGCTGTATTGAGTAATCAGGAAGATGTGGCTGCAAGTCTTTATCACAATCGACATCAGCATCTGGTTGCGGGTAGCAAGCTACCGTTAGTCGTTGTAAGGAGCGGCTGCGAATGGGACTGTCAGGCACTGCTTGGTCTGCCTGTCGAACGAAAGGAAATTATCGATGATATAGATTCCGCCCCAGAGTTGGACTTCATGCTTGCTCTACAGGATTATTTGCTCGACAAGTATGACCAGATGGGGCTGATTATTGAAACCAATCCGACATCAAATGTCTATATAGCCCGGTTGGAAAAACATAGCGAACATCCGATATTCCGCTGGAATCCACCAGATGAGTCGGTACTTGCTGTTGGGGCGAGTTACAATCGCTATGGCTTGCGCCGCGGTCCGGTCAAAGTTTTGGTAAATACTGATGATCCTGGAATTATGCCAACAACTTTGCGAACGGAATTTTCGCTACTACGAGAGGCTGCTACAGATTTGGGTATAGCCAGGACAGTGGCGGAAGAATGGTTGGAAAGATTAAGGCGCTATGGTATCGAGCAATTTTACCAAAACCATCTGACTGTATTTGATACGAAATGA
- a CDS encoding ParA family protein codes for MQSVLVANPKGGSGKSTLATNLAGYFASSGRNVMLGDVDRQQSSLRWLQQRSTSLPRIQGWEVAAGEAAKPPKGTEVVILDSGAGLHGKKMATLVSRVERIIIPIQPSPFDMWASGEFFEQLLAEKAVRKNKVFMAVVGMRVDPRTRSARELERFLADHDVPVLSWLRDTQLYVQAAASGMTLFDLPASRTQKDRDAWQPILRWLGEPDEACWFDK; via the coding sequence GTGCAGTCTGTGCTGGTAGCGAATCCCAAGGGCGGGAGTGGCAAGTCCACTCTAGCCACCAATCTGGCCGGTTACTTTGCCAGTTCCGGTCGCAACGTCATGCTGGGCGACGTGGATCGCCAGCAATCGTCACTACGCTGGCTGCAGCAGCGTTCTACCAGCCTGCCGCGCATTCAGGGCTGGGAAGTGGCTGCCGGGGAGGCTGCCAAGCCGCCCAAGGGAACCGAGGTGGTGATTCTGGATAGCGGTGCTGGCCTGCATGGCAAGAAGATGGCGACGCTGGTGTCTCGGGTGGAACGCATTATCATCCCCATTCAGCCATCTCCTTTTGATATGTGGGCCAGTGGTGAGTTTTTTGAGCAGTTGCTGGCGGAAAAGGCTGTGCGCAAAAACAAGGTGTTCATGGCCGTGGTGGGGATGCGGGTTGATCCGCGTACCCGTTCGGCCCGAGAGCTGGAACGTTTTCTGGCCGATCATGATGTGCCGGTGCTCAGTTGGCTGCGAGACACCCAGTTATACGTGCAGGCCGCGGCATCGGGCATGACGCTGTTTGATCTGCCCGCATCGCGCACCCAGAAGGATAGGGATGCCTGGCAGCCCATCCTGCGCTGGCTGGGTGAACCGGATGAGGCGTGCTGGTTTGATAAATAA
- the rdrA gene encoding antiviral RADAR system adenosine triphosphatase RdrA: MSTPTARYIPLDAPESANLTDVKTLLPLAVYQDLARLINEALQRTSALNFTSKVNEVRSHNAVSIDGERGTGKTSVLVNLKRYLENEHKEALKQIHILEPVDPTLLEDHESLFLHVIVAAVLSDERVKQSQSFNPDAGKRLNQALEKLAHALESVERQKEERGMDKLRALFGNKHLADCVQDFFKAALVLLEKKLLVLPIDDVDTSLNRAFENLEIVRRYLTTPYVLPIVSGDRELYREVTWRDFHGRLTKDSNYRTHEAYEIALDLANEYQRKVLPPPRRLNMPPVHEYLQDQNITLGKVDNGIISLPNFHAWLSIFLAGPVNGREGSDLAVPIPSVRALTQLVNRCSALIPELPLSVRKAESPLQVRRVWQMPKLRPEVIEAFHLRHQELGKEMKREYGPAYRVLANELAGQQVPVSSVLGKDEIKRWEKTLIDYFRYEPQAGAVYLVLQAYQHWQSLAGSNERQASIFDTPLFQPLRHDAANLAQFDKEADLADWKDRLKGKLPESWLSRLDARKTLLPYPVAEVGVNSSMKWKYWEDCTRIQASESVQHKATFLISLLSHNNYYTEAKQSMMLNVGRIFELLIASLVGPLHFPTLQGIVQEAPFYSTSALAPTKTLELENKPSKVLVIGEGDDDVENRPDYVFDMLNTQLVEFQREISKWREVHELDNVRFSPWLIYKVFNKVYSQVASSKSLSTGMTNIGTALEMVGMVFYATWSAFGSFEKGGLFGLPDVVATVNLNSPRNFEQNDHFRVNILPFSLTTSQIEQEHQAYQDKKAFGESSRTASYYLANHPLRIWLDEIPVAQLVNKKGVASASVTVKDSIKKDRKTAKQWLCEQFGIAATVTLTQKRLVEELGAIAVEQRDQLIKAMANLYPKANQLDLLKKAYNTLANIQS, from the coding sequence ATGTCTACGCCAACGGCTCGTTATATCCCTCTCGATGCCCCTGAGTCTGCAAACCTCACTGATGTAAAGACCTTGCTTCCCTTGGCGGTGTACCAAGACTTGGCGCGTCTGATCAATGAGGCCTTACAAAGAACAAGTGCTCTTAATTTCACAAGCAAAGTCAATGAAGTGCGAAGTCATAATGCGGTGTCCATTGATGGTGAGCGTGGCACCGGCAAGACCTCGGTACTGGTCAATTTGAAAAGATATCTCGAAAATGAACATAAGGAAGCGCTAAAGCAGATCCATATTCTAGAGCCAGTAGACCCTACCCTACTTGAAGACCACGAATCGTTATTCTTGCATGTAATCGTGGCTGCAGTGCTGTCAGATGAGAGGGTGAAGCAGTCACAGAGTTTCAATCCAGATGCTGGAAAACGGCTGAATCAAGCATTGGAAAAACTTGCACACGCTTTGGAGTCGGTAGAGCGGCAAAAGGAAGAGCGCGGCATGGACAAGCTGCGGGCGCTGTTCGGCAATAAGCATCTGGCAGATTGCGTGCAAGACTTTTTCAAGGCTGCACTAGTTTTGCTAGAAAAAAAGCTGCTTGTGTTGCCGATTGATGATGTTGATACCTCACTCAACCGTGCTTTCGAGAATTTGGAAATTGTTCGTCGTTATCTGACAACACCTTATGTGTTGCCCATTGTCAGTGGCGATCGCGAGCTATACCGTGAGGTTACCTGGCGTGACTTTCACGGCCGATTGACCAAGGATTCCAATTATCGGACGCACGAGGCATACGAAATAGCACTTGATCTGGCCAATGAATACCAGCGCAAGGTATTGCCACCACCACGTCGGCTGAACATGCCGCCAGTGCATGAATACCTACAGGATCAAAACATCACGCTGGGTAAGGTAGACAATGGCATCATCTCGTTACCTAACTTCCATGCTTGGCTCAGTATTTTTCTTGCCGGGCCGGTCAATGGCCGAGAGGGTAGTGATTTAGCAGTTCCCATTCCTTCTGTGCGTGCGTTGACCCAGCTAGTCAATCGTTGTTCTGCTCTTATTCCTGAGCTACCGCTTTCCGTGCGAAAGGCTGAAAGTCCTTTACAAGTTCGCCGAGTTTGGCAGATGCCCAAGCTTAGACCGGAGGTAATCGAGGCATTTCATCTGAGGCACCAAGAGCTGGGTAAAGAGATGAAACGTGAATATGGGCCAGCCTATAGAGTTTTGGCTAATGAGCTGGCTGGTCAGCAAGTACCCGTAAGTAGTGTACTGGGTAAAGACGAGATTAAACGCTGGGAAAAGACATTAATTGACTACTTTCGTTACGAGCCACAGGCTGGAGCGGTTTATCTAGTGCTACAGGCATATCAGCACTGGCAGAGTTTGGCTGGGAGCAATGAGCGTCAAGCCAGTATTTTCGATACTCCACTTTTCCAGCCATTACGGCACGATGCAGCAAACTTAGCTCAGTTCGACAAGGAAGCGGACCTTGCTGATTGGAAAGATCGTTTGAAAGGAAAGTTGCCTGAGAGTTGGCTCTCAAGGCTGGATGCAAGAAAAACCTTGCTACCCTATCCTGTCGCGGAGGTGGGGGTAAATTCCTCAATGAAATGGAAGTATTGGGAGGACTGCACTCGTATTCAGGCATCTGAAAGTGTACAGCATAAAGCTACTTTTCTTATTTCATTACTAAGTCATAATAATTACTACACAGAGGCCAAACAAAGCATGATGTTGAATGTGGGCCGCATCTTCGAGCTACTAATTGCCAGTCTTGTTGGTCCGTTGCATTTTCCAACCCTGCAAGGTATTGTTCAGGAAGCACCATTTTATTCAACCAGTGCATTGGCACCAACCAAGACACTTGAACTAGAGAATAAGCCAAGTAAAGTATTGGTTATTGGCGAAGGTGACGATGATGTCGAAAATAGGCCTGATTATGTTTTTGATATGCTGAATACACAGCTAGTAGAGTTTCAACGAGAAATATCAAAATGGCGCGAAGTTCACGAACTTGATAATGTACGCTTCTCTCCATGGCTCATCTATAAAGTGTTTAATAAGGTTTACAGCCAAGTGGCGAGTTCGAAGTCATTATCTACAGGTATGACTAATATTGGTACTGCATTGGAAATGGTTGGCATGGTGTTCTATGCAACCTGGTCAGCATTTGGTAGTTTTGAAAAAGGTGGTCTGTTTGGTTTGCCGGATGTGGTGGCTACTGTTAATTTGAATTCGCCACGAAATTTTGAACAAAATGACCATTTTCGTGTGAATATCTTGCCGTTTTCACTAACTACTAGCCAGATTGAGCAAGAGCATCAGGCGTACCAAGATAAAAAGGCATTTGGTGAAAGTTCGCGTACTGCCAGCTACTACCTTGCAAATCATCCTCTGCGAATCTGGTTGGATGAAATTCCTGTAGCACAACTAGTTAATAAAAAAGGTGTAGCTAGTGCCTCTGTGACAGTGAAAGATAGTATAAAAAAGGATAGAAAAACCGCGAAACAATGGTTATGTGAACAATTTGGTATTGCGGCTACCGTTACATTGACTCAGAAGCGTTTGGTGGAAGAGTTAGGTGCGATTGCCGTGGAACAGCGTGATCAACTTATCAAAGCCATGGCCAACCTCTATCCTAAAGCTAATCAATTGGATTTACTAAAGAAAGCGTACAACACCTTGGCTAATATACAAAGCTGA
- a CDS encoding HEPN domain-containing protein, translating to MNIIYHTNIRLDGLKMNKNSSEKLIFICNRTLSNCDVYFRKNKNILIPKNEDVAILSTFISGDLLPEHKRRVIEDEIHHLITDDIKSELTNTEDSNKRKLSEIEIISLAKALHSRITSYPNKYKITVPICTAKNIAFKNTVKISNNIEFHPSKDTNGEDTSNISFIYTGAIGGYDFSEVEDYIGTCIYILRMLGILRANFSNLRYMFEKRNDEYTIQNITCNRIIANLIQPAHLFHFHHNLNLNNSSINKENELLLTKYFSINETHATQINNSIKWQIEANSNLNSFGIIQTSIALETLFTRPEDNENNATSIKRILASRCAYSAKNKTERDRVYHNILSLYDLRNKIVHGKKVKLNKEDIMTLRIARDILKGVTENEIRALCNS from the coding sequence ATGAATATCATTTACCATACAAATATTCGCTTAGATGGCTTAAAAATGAACAAAAACAGCTCTGAAAAATTAATATTCATATGCAATCGCACACTTTCAAACTGCGATGTTTATTTTAGAAAAAACAAAAACATCCTAATCCCAAAAAATGAGGATGTAGCCATACTATCAACATTCATTTCCGGCGATTTATTACCAGAACACAAGAGAAGAGTTATAGAGGATGAAATTCATCACTTAATAACAGACGATATAAAGTCAGAACTAACCAACACCGAAGATAGCAACAAAAGAAAATTATCTGAAATTGAAATTATTTCACTAGCAAAGGCATTGCACTCAAGAATTACCAGCTATCCCAATAAATATAAAATCACCGTTCCGATTTGCACTGCAAAAAATATTGCATTTAAAAATACAGTAAAAATTTCAAACAATATTGAATTCCACCCAAGCAAAGACACGAACGGAGAAGACACATCAAACATTTCATTTATCTACACAGGGGCGATAGGAGGTTATGACTTTTCGGAAGTAGAGGATTACATCGGGACTTGCATATACATACTGAGAATGCTAGGAATTCTAAGAGCAAATTTTAGTAATTTGCGATACATGTTCGAAAAAAGAAATGACGAATATACAATACAAAATATCACCTGCAATAGAATTATTGCGAATTTAATTCAACCAGCACACCTATTCCACTTCCATCACAATTTAAACTTAAATAATTCATCAATAAATAAAGAAAATGAATTATTGCTAACAAAATACTTTAGCATAAATGAAACTCATGCAACTCAAATCAATAATTCAATAAAATGGCAAATCGAAGCCAATAGCAACTTAAATTCTTTCGGCATAATTCAAACGTCAATTGCACTAGAAACACTGTTCACACGCCCAGAAGATAATGAAAACAACGCCACCTCAATCAAGAGAATTCTAGCAAGCAGATGCGCCTACTCGGCAAAAAACAAAACCGAGAGGGACCGCGTATATCATAACATTCTAAGCCTATACGATTTACGTAATAAAATTGTACATGGCAAGAAAGTAAAATTAAACAAGGAAGACATTATGACTCTTAGAATTGCTCGCGACATTCTAAAAGGCGTAACAGAAAATGAAATTCGCGCACTGTGCAATAGCTAA
- a CDS encoding HAD family hydrolase — MKPSMQAILFDMDGLMIDTESISGQSWLRAAAEVGVEIPEAVILGMVGLSVTKSLDYVAAHFQDRTLAETLSQHCRRHYRELLTHGELKLKPGIIEVLDWVESRALPHAVATSTQRQMCDLKLRRSGLGPYFQHTVAGDEVANTKPAPDVYLAAAARLNIQPANCIVLEDSLTGMQAGLAAGMRVILVPDMEKPEAHQTSDALAVCDDLHQALQLLKTLSHPAK; from the coding sequence ATGAAACCAAGCATGCAAGCCATTCTGTTTGATATGGATGGACTGATGATCGACACCGAGAGCATCAGCGGTCAATCCTGGCTGCGCGCCGCCGCCGAGGTGGGTGTGGAGATTCCCGAAGCGGTGATCCTGGGCATGGTAGGCCTGTCGGTCACCAAGAGCCTGGACTATGTGGCCGCGCATTTTCAGGACCGCACCCTGGCAGAAACCCTCAGCCAGCACTGCCGCCGCCATTACCGAGAACTGCTGACCCATGGGGAACTCAAGCTCAAGCCTGGCATCATCGAGGTGCTCGATTGGGTGGAAAGCCGCGCCCTTCCCCACGCCGTGGCTACCTCTACCCAACGCCAGATGTGTGATCTCAAGCTGCGGCGCAGCGGGCTGGGACCGTATTTCCAGCACACGGTTGCCGGCGACGAAGTGGCCAATACCAAGCCGGCACCGGACGTCTATCTGGCAGCCGCCGCACGGCTCAACATCCAGCCGGCAAACTGTATTGTGCTGGAAGACTCGCTCACCGGCATGCAGGCCGGCCTCGCAGCCGGCATGCGGGTGATCCTGGTTCCCGATATGGAGAAACCGGAGGCACACCAGACCAGTGATGCACTGGCTGTCTGCGATGATCTGCACCAAGCGCTTCAACTGCTCAAAACGCTGTCACACCCCGCCAAATAA
- a CDS encoding site-specific integrase encodes MPMLPTGLQRHPQSGTYYLRRRIPTDILVCYPGKKEITFSLRTKDYRTAVARHRAEEARLTSEWEEKRQRQAERYARTQLAAITHIDALTPEAIDAICLHAESASLAGDEARRENGHYTLDEIEEYQTGYTEANRILKGAVAIGDYELLRGPLEQFLRLYRYQLKATEPEMRRLALAYGRMAIRTNEKLLSRYDGKEVPTPVMAQRLETPMLSEVTQSYLAYYQKLDKVAMLRKVTAVMPLLVDIIGDKPIGLLKQTDLEAYFEAVQTLPPRWKDICRQEKLRPLELAKQQRGEMSKGTFDGTYLAVMTPFIKYCRRKWQDHGWPMTLTTEGVQYLGSRRDPEGGQRAFESSELKRLFEGPEMARFARRPAMAHKYWLPHLGLFTGARVNELCQLNPQVDITQDAQTGTWYMDITDESEGDARIDKSVKTGGSKRKLPIHPKLIELGFLDYVAAAKKRGDTLLFQAFPTAAGRASPKAMKWFTEFLQEIGLRDETPNARIVGMHAFRSTFLHRAMVLGVVSAETITGHASNITSIETIQNGQVNQEASAVVKKYRGELPVDKKLEILSRITFPEVEFIRADKP; translated from the coding sequence ATGCCAATGTTACCTACCGGCCTGCAACGCCACCCCCAATCCGGCACCTACTATCTTCGTCGTCGCATCCCGACTGACATTCTTGTTTGCTATCCCGGCAAAAAAGAAATCACGTTTTCGCTACGCACCAAAGACTACCGCACTGCTGTCGCGCGCCATCGCGCCGAAGAAGCCCGTCTGACCTCTGAGTGGGAGGAAAAACGACAGCGGCAGGCGGAGCGTTACGCACGTACGCAACTCGCCGCCATCACTCACATCGACGCACTCACCCCCGAAGCCATCGACGCCATCTGCCTGCATGCAGAGTCGGCCAGCCTGGCTGGGGATGAAGCACGCCGCGAAAACGGCCACTACACGCTGGACGAAATTGAGGAATACCAGACCGGCTACACCGAGGCCAATCGCATTCTCAAGGGTGCAGTAGCCATTGGTGACTACGAGCTACTGCGTGGCCCACTGGAACAATTCCTGCGGCTGTACCGCTACCAGCTCAAAGCCACCGAGCCGGAAATGCGCCGCTTGGCACTGGCCTATGGCCGCATGGCCATCCGCACCAACGAAAAGCTGCTCAGTCGCTATGACGGCAAGGAAGTGCCGACGCCAGTCATGGCTCAGCGGCTGGAAACGCCGATGCTGTCGGAGGTGACCCAAAGCTATCTGGCCTACTATCAGAAGCTGGACAAGGTGGCGATGCTGCGCAAGGTCACGGCGGTGATGCCGCTGCTGGTGGATATCATCGGTGACAAGCCCATCGGCCTGCTCAAGCAAACCGACCTTGAGGCCTACTTCGAAGCGGTGCAAACCCTGCCCCCACGCTGGAAAGACATCTGCCGTCAGGAAAAACTGCGCCCACTGGAACTGGCCAAACAGCAACGCGGCGAGATGAGCAAAGGGACCTTCGACGGCACCTACCTTGCAGTCATGACCCCATTTATCAAATACTGCCGCCGTAAGTGGCAGGACCATGGCTGGCCGATGACACTCACCACCGAAGGCGTGCAATACCTCGGCTCTCGCCGTGACCCCGAAGGCGGGCAACGCGCTTTTGAGTCCTCTGAGCTGAAGCGCCTGTTTGAAGGCCCGGAAATGGCACGCTTTGCCCGACGGCCAGCCATGGCACATAAATACTGGCTACCCCATCTGGGCCTGTTCACCGGCGCACGGGTCAATGAGCTGTGCCAACTGAATCCACAAGTCGATATCACGCAGGATGCCCAGACTGGTACCTGGTATATGGACATTACCGACGAATCCGAAGGCGATGCCCGCATCGACAAGTCAGTGAAAACGGGCGGCTCGAAGCGCAAGCTGCCCATCCATCCCAAACTGATTGAGCTGGGTTTCCTCGACTATGTGGCAGCAGCCAAGAAACGTGGCGACACTTTGCTGTTCCAAGCCTTCCCGACCGCCGCTGGCCGTGCCTCGCCCAAGGCAATGAAGTGGTTCACCGAATTCCTGCAGGAAATCGGCCTGCGCGACGAAACCCCGAATGCCCGCATTGTCGGCATGCATGCTTTCCGCTCCACCTTCCTGCACCGGGCGATGGTGCTGGGCGTGGTGAGCGCGGAAACCATCACCGGCCATGCCAGCAATATCACCAGCATTGAGACCATTCAGAACGGGCAGGTGAATCAGGAAGCGTCAGCAGTGGTGAAGAAATACCGGGGTGAACTGCCGGTCGACAAGAAGCTGGAAATCCTGTCGCGCATCACCTTCCCGGAGGTGGAGTTCATTCGGGCGGACAAGCCGTAG
- a CDS encoding pyridoxal phosphate-dependent aminotransferase, whose protein sequence is MKLSSRMDGVAPFQVMAILERARALQAEGRDVIHLEVGEPDFATPKAIVEAGRQALADGHTFYTAAQGLPQLREAIAGFYQQRYGVAVDARRIIVTPGASGALQIALSLLVNQDDQVLMADPTYPCNRHFVSLLGGEPVCLPVGPETRYQLLADGVDAAWSERTVAAMVASPANPTGTLLSAAELAALSASCKRHGGSLIVDEIYHGLTYGCDAATALAVDPDVFVINSFSKYFQMTGWRLGWLVVPDDYVEPALRLAQNLFLCPPAMAQYAALAAFQPPVIAELEQRRAEFGRRRDYLLQALPQLGWKLPVQPEGAFYLYADVSAVTDDSFAYCARLLEEVNVAITPGADFGQFCAAQHVRVAYTTDSERLAEAVRRIGGMV, encoded by the coding sequence GTGAAACTATCAAGCAGAATGGATGGCGTGGCACCGTTTCAGGTGATGGCCATTCTGGAGCGGGCGCGTGCCTTGCAGGCAGAAGGCCGTGATGTGATTCATCTGGAAGTGGGCGAGCCGGATTTTGCCACGCCAAAGGCCATTGTCGAGGCCGGGCGGCAGGCCTTGGCCGATGGCCACACCTTCTATACCGCGGCCCAGGGGCTGCCGCAATTGCGTGAGGCGATTGCCGGCTTTTATCAGCAGCGCTATGGCGTGGCGGTGGATGCGCGCCGCATCATCGTGACGCCGGGGGCCTCGGGTGCTTTGCAGATTGCCTTGTCCTTGCTGGTGAATCAGGATGATCAGGTGTTGATGGCCGACCCCACCTATCCCTGTAACCGGCATTTTGTCAGCCTGTTGGGGGGTGAGCCGGTTTGCCTGCCGGTGGGGCCAGAGACTCGCTATCAGTTGCTGGCCGATGGTGTGGATGCTGCCTGGTCCGAGCGAACGGTGGCAGCCATGGTGGCCAGCCCCGCCAACCCGACCGGCACGCTGTTGAGTGCCGCGGAGCTGGCGGCGCTGAGTGCCAGTTGCAAGCGCCATGGCGGCAGCCTGATTGTGGACGAAATCTATCATGGCCTGACTTATGGCTGTGATGCGGCCACTGCGCTGGCGGTGGACCCGGATGTATTTGTGATCAACAGCTTCTCCAAGTATTTCCAGATGACGGGCTGGCGGCTGGGTTGGCTGGTGGTGCCGGATGATTATGTCGAACCGGCATTGCGCCTGGCGCAGAACCTGTTTCTGTGCCCGCCGGCCATGGCGCAATATGCGGCTTTGGCGGCTTTCCAGCCGCCGGTGATTGCCGAGCTGGAACAGCGCCGCGCCGAGTTTGGCCGCCGCCGCGACTATCTGCTGCAGGCCTTGCCGCAACTGGGCTGGAAGCTGCCGGTACAGCCGGAAGGGGCGTTTTATCTGTATGCCGATGTCAGCGCGGTAACGGACGACAGTTTTGCTTATTGTGCGCGTCTGCTGGAGGAGGTGAATGTTGCGATCACCCCCGGTGCGGATTTTGGCCAGTTCTGTGCGGCACAACATGTCCGGGTGGCCTACACCACGGATAGCGAACGTTTGGCCGAAGCGGTACGGCGCATTGGCGGGATGGTGTAG